GACTCTATGAGGGTCAGGCACGTTGTCATAGTcatggacatggacatggaccttctccaacatctcGATGCACTTTCCGATGCCTGCGGTCGTTAGCGAAAACCGACCAGTGAAATCCTTGTCTCAGGCGTTTGTCTTGAATCGGAGACAAAAGAAAATAGGGCGGGCGGGGAGACGGAAGCCTCCAATATGCTTGTGTTTGATCACGGCAACCAAGACTTGGTTCCACGCATCGAAGTCTTAGCAAGCCATCGcgcctcaacaccaaacaaACTCTTTCTCATCCTGGACCTGTGCATCGTGCATCGGCTACAGCATCGATCATGCAAGAGACGGTCGCTCGTGCAATGGACCAAGGCTCGTCAACAACGCATATGCATACGCATATGTGTTGCTTATTAGCGAGGAGGGTCCAGATCAGTCGAGTCTAGGCCGACaaatgttgttgttggcgcaTCGTCGATGTTATTGGAAGTCATCGTGATGGCGGGTAGacaaaagcaacaacaaaaaacaaaaacagcCCGGGAGCGATCAATATCTCTTGTATCTGATAATTGATTTGAAACGCCAAgaagaaacaaacaaaaaaTGACAATCTATAATAGATCCGAAAGATATTGTGAGGCACTGTATTGGCTTGATTTACAAAGAAAACTGCCGACAACAAGATACACTCATTGCACCGATCCAGAGGCCTAGTTCAAAGTACTCAGCGATCTCAGCAGTACGTACCTTTACGTTTCACCAATCTGACAGGCCGATTCTAGACTAAGTGGAGATCCTGGTCGATGAGTACCGATCTTGTGTCTGGAGACTGTTGCTGGCGATCTCTTCAACTGCTCGGGGACCATGAGAATCGAGCACTTTCAACCAATCGACTGAGACCCTACGAATTGGGTTTCTTTACCCCTACTCGTACCTATTACGCATACACCTTGTTATGGTATACAGACCCCTGCTTCAATGCTGTTCAACGACTGTTGGTTGTCTGTCGAAGCAAATATGAGGCTGTATTGCAAGCCCCTAGGACGCAAGAAAAGGTGCAAATCATGCTCAAATACAACCACCCATCCAAGAAAACGCTCTCCTCATTCTCAGTGAAATACGCACGCTCTACTTGACTCCCAATAACAGCCGCAGCAGTTCAACACCATACACAACACAACACTACCATATCAAGACTATACCCACACCAGATCGTCGTCACCCACACCCCCAAAGCATCCGCCGTCTCTGTCAATTCGCCTTTCAGGGTCCATCACGATTTGCATTCGCATTTGGAAACCTTTGAAAGCTCCGCCCGCACAGTTATTCCCTGACAAGTCTGACTGTCTTCTGGGGCCTCATCTGGGATAACTATCCAGCCGCATCCTGGACGCTCCACGAGTTCCTCCTCGCTTACCTGCCAGTTCATTCATCCCTCAAACTTGCAACCTATGCGCTTCCAGCTTTTCTAGCCGACTGATACCTGACGACTCCAACATCTTGCAACGCTGCTGACTGACTCCGTCATACCTGACCGCGTATATTCTGGTGCTACCTCAGCTGAGGAAACAGGGGCCCGGGCCTATATATCACCTTGCTCATAACTCCTGTTATCCTCGACATGACAGCTTCCATGCGTGCCATCTCTTCAACACTACCTCTAGGCTTTCCATCCTCACGCTCGCCCTCTCCTCACTGCTCAGCCATGGCGTCCAAGACAGCTCCAGCTATGAATCCCTGGGAGGTTAATGCTCTCAATGTAGGTTTTGAATGTGATCTTCTTTCAAAGTGGCACCCATTGACTTTCATAGTATGAGTTTCCTCAAGAGGGCTCCTTCAACGTTGATGGCACAGTAAACTCTGCAGGTACTTGGCGTCGAGTTCAAGACCCCGTCATTTACCCCGGGCTCTACGCTCCCAGTGGGATCGACATCATGTCCATCTTGGTGAGTCGACTTACACCGCACCACTCTGCCCACAGGCCACTAACAATAAAACAGTTCCGCGTCATGGGCCGACAAAACCCTCAAGTTGTCCTTGGTCCAGTGGACTGTTCTGTCGCTCTTGTCGTGTGCGATATGGGTCAGGCCGATGCCCCCGTTATCTATGTTTCTGACTCATTCTCCGAACTCACTGGATACACGGCTCGTGAGGTTCTCGGCCGAAATTGCCGCTTCCTCCAAGCACCACCAGGACATGAACGGTCTCTCGACAGGAAGGGTACGGACAAGGTCGCTTCACACCGCATGCGTCAGGCCGTCTGTGCTGGAAGGGAGATTCAGATCCCCGTCACCAACTACAAGAAATATGGCCAGCCCTTCAACAACCTCCTCACCATAATCCCCGTCCCCGTCGATGAAACTGGCCGTCGTTACTGCATCGGCTTTCTGAGCGAGATGGATTGAGTAGTCAAGCCTACCGCGATCTCGCAGTGTCTGATAACACTCCCGACGACGACTTGACAGCACAGATTGATAGTNNNNNNNNNNNNNNNNNNNNNNNNNNNNNNNNNNNNNNNNNNNNNNNNNNNNNNNNNNNNNNNNNNNNNNNNNNNNNNNNNNNNNNNNNNNNNNNNNNNNNNNNNNNNNNNNNNNNNNNNNNNNNNNNNNNNNNNNNNNNNNNNNNNNNNNNNNNNNNNNNNNNNNNNNNNNNNNNNNNNNNNNNNNNNNNNNNNNNNNNNNNNNNNNNNNNNNNNNNNNNNNNNNNNNNNNNNNNNNNNNNNNNNNNNNNNNNNNNNNNNNNNNNNNNNNNNNNNNNNNNNNNNNNNNNNNNNNNNNNNNNNNNNNNNNNNNNNNNNNNNNNNNNNNNNNNNNNNNNNNNNNNNNNNNNNNNNNNNNNNNNNNNNNNNNNNNNNNNNNNNNNNNNNNNNNNNNNNTAGCACTTCAAGGTGTTCaggtcttttttttttttactagAACAAATGGCTAAGCGTTGTTATTCTGTTCCCGCTGCCTTGGTCTTTTCCTATCATAGTCTGATGATTTACGCTCCCATGGTAAGACTTTTGGATTTTTAGATTTTATTAGCTGGAAATCGAGCTCGGGCTTGCATAGTACAGCAACGTGGGTCGGGAAAAGACAGTTTCATTTGTTATACACGTCGCTGTCAGGCACGAGCATACCCTGTTGGGCGCAGGAGGAGTACATACATAcatttgatttgatttggTTTGATTTGTTCGACATTGCGTCTTGTTAATGTGATGGGCCAAACAGGATGGTCACGAGGGCCTGAGTCAGAGTTGCGTGGAATCACGACGAAATACGCTACAAAACAGTATCTAGGGATGCTGTGGATGATCTGACAGCCGGTCAGATCATGGAAATACATACAATAAACATTCTGAACCAACAGGATTTCTTGTTCAGCCGGCATTTGTCTGTGATTGTCCCGCATCAACCGACA
The window above is part of the Fusarium oxysporum f. sp. lycopersici 4287 chromosome 8, whole genome shotgun sequence genome. Proteins encoded here:
- a CDS encoding hypothetical protein (At least one base has a quality score < 10), translating into MASKTAPAMNPWEVNALNYEFPQEGSFNVDGTVNSAGTWRRVQDPVIYPGLYAPSGIDIMSILFRVMGRQNPQVVLGPVDCSVALVVCDMGQADAPVIYVSDSFSELTGYTAREVLGRNCRFLQAPPGHERSLDRKGTDKVASHRMRQAVCAGREIQIPVTNYKKYGQPFNNLLTIIPVPVDETGRRYCIGFLSEMD